The Natator depressus isolate rNatDep1 chromosome 8, rNatDep2.hap1, whole genome shotgun sequence genome window below encodes:
- the LOC141992647 gene encoding uncharacterized protein LOC141992647, producing MQSSSAEVTMMESQNRKRAPAWTEWEVRDLIAVWGEESVLSELRSSFRNAKTFVKISQGMKDRGHNRDPKQCRVKLKELRQAYQKTREANGRSGSEPQTCRFYDELHAILGGSATTTPAVLFDSFNGDGGNTEAGFGDEEDDDDDEVVDSSQQASGETGFPDSQELFLTLDLEPVPPEPTQGCLLDPAGGEGTSAACVSMITGSSPSQRLVKIRKKKKRTRDEMFSELMLSSHTDRAQTNAWRQIMSDCRKAQNDQEERWRAEESKWRAEETAEARMWRQRDERRQDSMLRLLEDQTSMLQCMVELQQTQLEHRLPLQPLLLRCFLWHIRSQKEVESSAANRSLQISVGAKMGGTYDPS from the exons atgcagagctcatcagcagaggtgaccatgatggagtctcagaatcgcaaaagagctccagcatggaccgaatgggaggtacgggatctgatcgctgtatggggagaggaatccgtgctatcagaactccgttccagttttcgaaatgccaaaacctttgtcaaaatctcccagggcatgaaggacagaggccataacagggacccgaagcagtgccgcgtgaaactgaaggagctgaggcaagcctaccagaaaaccagagaggcgaacggccgctccgggtcagagccccaaacatgccgcttctatgatgagctgcatgccattttagggggttcagccaccactaccccagccgtgttgtttgactccttcaatggagatggaggcaatacggaagcaggttttggggacgaagaagatgatgatgatgacgaggttgtagatagctcacagcaagcaagcggagaaaccggttttcccgacagccaggaactgtttctcaccctggacctggagccagtaccccctgaacccacccaaggctgcctcctggacccagcaggcggagaagggacctccg ctgcatgtgtttcaatgatcacaggatcttctccttcccagaggctagtgaagattagaaagaaaaaaaaacgcactcgagatgaaatgttctccgagctcatgctgtcctcccacactgacagagcacagacgaatgcgtggaggcaaataatgtcagactgcaggaaagcacaaaatgaccaggaggagaggtggcgggctgaagagagtaagtggcgggctgaagagacggctgaagctcgaatgtggcggcagcgtgatgagaggaggcaggattcaatgctgaggctgctggaggaccaaaccagtatgctccagtgtatggttgagctgcagcaaacgcagctggagcacagactgccactacagcccctgt TACTACGATGCTTTCTGTGGCACATCAGGTCCCAGAAAGAGGTGGAATCCAGTGCAGCCAACAGAAGTCTCCAGATTTCTGTTGGTGCCAAAATGGGAGGTACATATGATCCTTCTTAA